A single Branchiostoma floridae strain S238N-H82 chromosome 11, Bfl_VNyyK, whole genome shotgun sequence DNA region contains:
- the LOC118426689 gene encoding citron Rho-interacting kinase-like yields the protein MLDLLFQDIQTSETCSCVQFTSRGFIFGSDKFFHVNPMTGQVTEFLDKTDTSLAFAIFGASQCDSFPVAVLKVSPEDCSEEEYLLCFHGNVSRL from the exons ATGTTGGACTTGTTGTTTCAGGACATCCAGACATCGGAGACATGCAGCTGTGTACAGTTTACCTCCCGTGGTTTCATTTTTGGATCAGACAAGTTCTTCCATGTTAATCCCATGACAGGGCAGGTAACGG AGTTCCTGGACAAGACCGACACGTCCCTAGCCTTTGCCATATTCGGTGCGAGCCAGTGTGACAGCTTCCCTGTGGCTGTGCTGAAGGTGTCTCCAGAGGACTGTTCTGAGGAGGAGTACCTTCTGTGTTTCCATGGTAATGTTTCAAGACTCTAG
- the LOC118426687 gene encoding uncharacterized protein LOC118426687, producing MLNCLFNLTTLTKQHIPPLPNLITFGITGSTIQAIEAGTFSSTPSMMWVTIRCSRLLHIGDLTFYSLPSLKTISLKHNLIQTVSPRAFIGLNSLEKIVLGSNQLTAIPFEAVCLARRSTTVARLQVNLEDNQIRTVLETGWEQISGTAVSLLLRGNPLVCDGRVRWLVCNATTLQSFRRGRGNIVRAGSLHCTSPTELTSYDFKSLHTNPYCSSAELISTPTKTHASTSPMAEPTRLPAKSSGTTASALTQLATKTASSTVDRTRSFALKKNHDDDRQASMDYLYLPLGLTAAVIVLLGGTAAVVIMYKRCVSRGRQNPVHRMQGVIISSQLISNRLYQRSGSATGNARDTGETEETDEDSGGQNSAQNLHGVIINTSQLISNRLYQHSGSATGNARDTEETEEIDEDSGRQNPAHRLHGITINTSQLISNRLYQSSGTAINNASADTGRTEETDQNSDDDMEPYSITPLDQIDDH from the coding sequence AAGCGGGGACGTTCTCCTCCACACCGTCCATGATGTGGGTGACCATCCGATGCAGTCGCCTCCTACATATCGGTGACCTGACCTTTTATAGTCTGCCCAGTTTGAAGACAATCAGTCTCAAGCACAACCTCATTCAAACCGTGTCTCCAAGAGCTTTCATCGGCCTAAACAGCTTGGAAAAGATCGTCTTGGGCAGCAATCAGCTGACGGCGATTCCCTTTGAGGCTGTGTGCTTGGCCCGCCGCAGCACAACTGTGGCCCGCCTGCAGGTCAATCTGGAGGATAACCAGATCCGCACGGTGTTGGAAACGGGTTGGGAACAGATCTCCGGCACAGCTGTCTCCCTCCTTCTCAGAGGCAACCCCTTAGTCTGTGACGGCAGAGTGCGATGGTTGGTCTGCAACGCCACGACCTTGCAAAGTTTCCGGCGGGGCCGAGGCAACATCGTCCGTGCTGGCTCTCTCCACTGCACGTCACCGACCGAACTGACCAGCTACGACTTCAAATCACTCCACACCAACCCATACTGCTCATCTGCAGAACTGATATCCACCCCCACAAAGACACATGCGTCCACATCTCCAATGGCAGAACCTACTAGGCTCCCAGCAAAGTCATCCGGCACCACAGCTTCTGCCCTGACGCAGTTGGCGACGAAAACAGCATCTAGTACCGTGGACAGAACCCGTAGCTTCGCACTGAAGAAGAATCATGATGATGACAGGCAGGCTTCAATGGACTATCTTTACTTACCTCTTGGACTTACTGCCGCCGTAATAGTCTTGCTAGGAGGGACGGCAGCTGTGGTCATAATGTACAAGCGATGTGTTTCAAGGGGAAGGCAAAATCCCGTCCACCGAATGCAAGGTGTCATCATTAGTTCTCAGCTAATCAGCAATCGGCTGTACCAACGCTCTGGATCTGCCACAGGGAACGCCAGGGACACCGGAGAGACAGAAGAAACTGACGAGGATTCGGGGGGACAGAATTCTGCACAGAATCTACACGGGGTCATCATCAACACATCTCAACTCATCTCTAATCGGCTGTACCAACATTCCGGATCTGCCACAGGGAACGCCAGGGACACCGAAGAGACAGAAGAAATTGATGAGGATTCGGGGAGACAGAATCCTGCCCACAGACTACACGGGATCACCATTAACACATCTCAACTCATCTCTAATCGGCTGTACCAGTCCTCCGGAACTGCCATCAACAACGCTAGTGCAGACACGGGAAGAACAGAAGAAACTGATCAGAACTCGGACGATGATATGGAACCGTATTCCATCACACCTCTAGACCAAATTGATGATCACTAA